The Oceanibaculum nanhaiense nucleotide sequence GCTTTTTTCTATCTGGTGATGGACATCATCATCCATTTTGGTGTGTTCCGGCATCTGCGTGAGGAGATCGGCGCGAAGGGATGGGTACTGCTGACGGCCATGGCGCTCGATGTGATCGTGCTAGCGGCCTTTGCCACGATGAAGTGGCAGTCTGATCCGCTGATCGTCGTGCTCGGCGTGATCGGCATGGCACTGGTGTTCCTGTTCATACGGGTTTTCCTGGCGCGCAATCCGGTCAGGGAAGGCGATCACGGTTCCCATTAAAATGGCTTGAGATTCCAACCGCTGGAATCCTCCACCCTGGCGGAAATGAGCACGATACCCGGTGAGCTGCTGCCGCCATGGCGCTGTCCTCGGTAAGCGTCATCGGCAATGCCTTGCGGCTGCGTGCCGTCAAGCTGCGCGATTGATCTGCATCAGTGTGCGGGCAGCGGATTGCAGGCAAGCTGGGATCGCTGAAAAAGTGTAGAGCGTGACAGTATGAAACGCGGACTGGCAGATATCGTGCGGATGGCGGCCCTGTGCTGCTTGCTGCTGCTGTCCGCACCGCACGCCTTCGCTGCGGCTGGCGCCCAGGGCCATGATTTTCAGCAGGCCACGCACTCTTCCGTGGCGGGGGATATGGTTTCTGCAGCGGGCGGTTCGCATCCCTGTGACAGGGCCACCGCCGCAAATCTTCCCGACTGCGGATGCGCTCAGCTCTGCCTTGTCTTTGGCGTGCTGCCGGCGGCGATGGGCATCGATGATGCCGGGAAGGCTGGCGTTGTTTCCGCCAGACCCTATCGGATCGCGCGTGCGGGGCTCTCCCCCGCCAAACATCCTCCCAGGCTGTCCGCTCTCGTCTGATGGTGCCTCGCGTTTGTCGCGAGGCCTTGGCGCCGCCTTTAAGCGGACGGCGTTTCCTTCATCGACAAGCGAGCAATCTCAGAAAAGGAACAAGATCATGAGGAAGTTAATCCGGCCCGCCCTCATCGGCGCGGCTTCAATGGCGTTTCTCTTTGCCGTCCATGGCGCTGACGTGACCTGGACTGCCTCAGCGCAGACCATGGGAAGCGGACAAGGCAATCAGGCTGATTCCACGGCCCCTAACCAGCGCATGCCCGGTTCCGGCATGGGTTCCCGCATGGGTTCCGGAATGGGACCCGGAATTGGTTCTGGGATGGGTATGGGCCCCGGCATGATGCAGGGACAAGGCATGATGCAGGGACAAGGCATGCCGGGATATGGGCCGATGGGGCCCGGCATGATGCATCCCGGAATGATGCATCCCGGAATGATGGGCCCCGGCATGATGCATCCCGGAATGATGCATCCCGGAATGATGGGGCAAGGCATGATGGGCCAGGGCATGATGGGCCAGGGCATGATGCATCCCGGTATGATGGGTCAGGGCATGATCTATGGCATGCCGGGCCGTTACGAGCAGGAGATCGCGCCGGAACAGGTCAGGGAGATGCTGCAGCGCCGCCTCGACTGGCACGGCAATCCGCGGCTGAAGCTCGGCGAGATCAAGCCGACCGAACATGGCGAGATTCTGGCCGATATCGTTACCCGCGAGGGCTCGCTGGTCCAGCGGCTGGCGATCGACCGCCGCACCGGCGCCCTGCGCCAGGTCGATTGAAGGAGGATGTCATGTGGCAGAACTGGCACCAGCCCGGTGCGATGATGGGCTATGATGGTGGCGGATGGTTCTGGGGAATGGCCTTCCACGGCCTCTCGGCCATCCTGTTCATTGCGATACTGGCAGTGGTCCTGATCCTGCTGTTCCGCTGGTTCGGTGCGGGGCATCAGATGCATGCATCGACGCCGCCGGCCGGCAGCGCGCTCGACCTTCTCAAGGCACGCTACGCGCGAGGAGAAATCGACCGCGAGGATTATCTGCAGCGCAAGGCGGATTTGTTCTGACCGCTCCGTGACGGCATGCGACGACCCGTGGCCCGGGCAGTTTCGCCTGGGTTGCGGGTCTGTCAGCTGCCTTCAGGAGAAGGAATCCGATTGCGGTCCCCAAGGTTAATTTCCAAGGATCCGGCCAGGAAAGCGCCCGAACACTGCCTGCATCCTCCTGGAACCTTGTTTGCGATTCTAGGGCTCCCACCCTCAGCGCCGCACCTACGGATCCGGACCCAGCCATACATAAAGCGGCGCCGAGGCTGCTGGCTGCCCGTCCCTTCAGTCGAAAAACCCCTCCGGAATCGCTCCCGGAGGGGTTTTGTAACGTGATTGCGGCAGGCGTTACATATTGGCTGCCTTGACGGCTTCGCCGAAGGAGTCGTGCTTGTTCTTCAGCCAGGCACCGAATTCCTCACCGAACAGGGCATAGGTCTCGGTCCCGGTCTTCTCCATATGGTCGTTGAACGCCTTGTCCTCGGCGGTCTTGCGGCAGGCCTCGACCAGTACCTTCATTACTTCCGGCGGGGTGCCTTTCGGGGCACCGATGCCGCGGAACGAGCCGATATCCACCTTGAAGCCGTCAGCGCTGGCCAGCGGCACGCCCTTGATGCCGGTCTTCGGATCGTCAGAGAACACGGTCAGCACCTTCAACCGGCCATCCTTGTGCCAGGGCGTGACCTCGGCCTTGTCGGCGATGGCGACATTGATGTGCTTGCCATAGGCCGCCGTCAGCGCCGGACCGGAGCCCTTGTGAGGCACGAAGCGGACATCGATACCCGCCTGGGTCGCGAAGGCGGCACCGGTCAGATGCGTGTTGCTGCCGGGGCCGGCGGTGCCGAAGGTCAGCTTGCCCGGTTCGGCTTTCGCCTTCTTGACGAGGTCGGCCAGCGAGTTGATGCCGCTGTCCGGATGAACCGCCAGGATGGCCGGCGGCGCGGACAGCAGGCAGACCGGCTCGAAATCCTTGTAGCTGACCGGATAGCCGTCGATGGTGTGGGGCGCTGCGGCCAGGGTGGTGACGATCATGGTGATGACGTACCCATCGGCCTTGGCCAGCGCGCCGTGCGAAAAGCCCACGGCACCGCTGCCGCCCGTGCGGTTGCTGACGAAGATGTCGCCGCCCAGATGCGGCTGCGCATACTGTGCGAAGATGCGGCCGACCTGGTCGGTGCCGCCGCCCTGCGCGAAGGGGATCACGAGTTCGACTGGCTTGGACGGAAAACTGTCCGCCTTTACTGCCGGGGCGGTTGCGCACAGCGCCAGTGCCGCCAGCGCCGCCGTGTAACCGGCACGCCTGTTGTGGATGAATGTCATTGGATTCCTCCCTTTCATTTTTATGTCGTCTTGTAGGATCGTTTCAGATGCCGAACGCCCTTCATCACGAGCGGGGCGACGAACGGGGCGAAGACCAGCAGCCAGATGACGGTGCTGATCGGCGTGAAGAGTTCCTGCCATTCGCCGCCAACGACGATGAGCGAACGGGCAAGTTCTCCCTCCACCATCGGCCCGAGGATCAGGCCGATAATGAGTGGCGCGCGCGGGATACCGGTCTTGACCATGACGTAGCCGACCATGCCGGCGGCGAACATGATCAGCACATCGACCGGATGGTTGCGCATGGCGTAGGACCCCAGCACGCAAAGCAGCAGAATGCCGGGCGTCAGGATGCTTTCGGGGATTTGCAGCACACGCGCGAACAGCTTGGCGCCGGACAGTCCGAAGATCAGCAGCAGGATGTTCGCGACGAAGACACCGGCGAAGATCTGGTAGACCAGCGGCGCGTTGTTGTGCAGCAGCAAGGGACCGGGCTGCAGCCCATGCGTCATAAAAGTGCCCAGCATGATCGCGGTTACCGCGCCGCCGGGGATGCCCAGGGTCAGCAGAGGGATCAGCGAGCCACCGGTCGCCGCATTGTTTGCCGATTCGGCGCAGGCGATACCTTCCGGGGAGCCGGTGCCGAAGCGTTCCGGCTGGCGTGACATGTGCTTGCCCTGGCTGTAGCCGACAATGGCGGCGACGTCGCTACCTGCGCCGGGAACCGCGCCGACAATGGTGCCGATGACACTGGAACGTAGCTGCGCCGGCAGGATGCGGGCCAGCACGCTGCGCCCGGGAATGATCCGGTTGACGCGCAGGGCGCGGCGCGGCGCACGGCCGATACGCTCGATGCTCAGCAGGGTTTCCGGCACCGCGAACAGGCCAATGGTGACCGGAATGAAGGAGACCCCGCCCATCAGCAGCACATAGCCGAAATGATAGCGCGAGACGCCATAGGTCTCGTCGATGCCGATGCCGGCCAGGAACAGGCCGATGAATCCGGCGAACAGCCCCTTCAGGAACGATCCGCCGGACAGTGCCGCCATCGCCGTCAGCGCGAATACGGTTAGTGCCAGATATTCGCGCGGTCCGAAGGCCAGGGCGAAATCGGCGATGGGGTAGGACAGCAGCATGAGTGCGATCGCGCTGAGCATGCCGCCCAGAAACGACGATAGGGTGGCGATACCCAATGCTATGCCCGGTTTGCCCTGCCGCGACATGGCATAGCCGTCCAGCGTCGTGGCGACCGCCCCTGGCGTGCCGGGAATACCCAGCAGGATGGCCGACAGCGACCCGCCATAGACGGCACCGCAATAGACGCCAACCAGGCTGAGGATACCGGCCAGCGGGTCCATCGTGAAGGTCAGCGGGCTCAGCAGGGCCACGCCCATGGTGGCCGAGATGCCCGGCATGGCTCCTGCCACGATGCCGAGCAGCACCGCGCCCGCAAGCAGCAGCAGGATGTTCATCTCCGTGACGATGGAGAAGCCTTCCATCAGCAGGCTCATGGCAGCAATCCCTCCATCAGGGCCGATGTGGGCAGGACGACGTTGAAGACCTTGCTGAACAGCAGGTAGGTCCCGATGCTGAGGAAGGCTGCTACGGCGATGGAGAGTACCGCCTTGGCCGGTGTCAGTTTCGGCCACAGCAGCAGTGTCAGGCCGGCGACATAGAAGAAGGCGGACAGGACGAAGCCGAGCTGCATCATCGCGATGGGGAAGAGGGCCAGTCCGGCGATCGCCACCACCAGCCCGATGATCTTCCCGGCGGGCAGACTGTCGGACAGAGTTTCCCGGGGGGTGAATTGCGCGTGGCAGCGCTGCTGGATATCGATGATGCCTTTCATCTCCTCCTGCGAGAGGAAGCGCCAGATCCGCGCTGACATATCCGTTTCGTTGGCAGGCGGCAGCTCTGCGGCTGCTTCCGAAAATGCTGCAGACAAGGCGTTTTGCTTTTTAGCGGGCATGCCCGCCGGCACCATCAGCGCCGCCCAATGACCGGAGACCACAGCGGCCCCATGGTCCAGAAAGGTGGGAGCGCCCTGCACTTCCGGCGGCTGGTCGCCAGGTTCCGACAAAAGACCGATGCACCGCACCTGTCCGGTCGTGATTGCCTGCCGTGCCTGCGAAAAGCTGAGTATGGCGGCATCGATATCCCCGGCATTGATGGCGCCGATCAGTGAAGGAATGTCGTCGCTGTGAACCGGCCGGAAGGACAGTCCCTGCGCGGTGGCAAGCCAGCGCCCCACGGCATGGTCGATATCGATGTGATGACCGAAACCGAGGCGGACTGTTTGGCCCTTGTTCCACAAATCGCCTGGATTCTGCCACTGGCTGGCGGGCCGCACGACCAGCACATCGGGGTCGAAAAACAGGCCACCCACTGGCTCCATACGTCCGTCACAGAATGCGGCGGCATGGAAGTTCGGTAGGCTCGTCATGTCGGATGAGACGATGGCAAGAGCATTGCCGCGCACCCCCTTCCAGAGGGCGGAGAAACGCCCTTCGCCATCCTTGGTGACGACCTGTATCCGGGTGCCGAGGCGCGTGCCCATGATTTCCGCGAGCTGGCGCAGCCGAAGATCGTCCTGCAGCCCGGCCTGGAAGGGCGAGTAGAGGCGAAGCTCCCGCACGGCGAGCGCCTTCGCGATCAGAACGCTCGTGATTGCCAGCAGACCGGCAAGCGCAAAGACCGGATAGGCGCCGGGGCCGATGGTGCCGTCGCGCCACAATTGCAGCGACAGGCCATGCCACAGCAAGAGGGCGGCAACGGCCCAGACGATGCCAAGGAAGATGAGTTCGAGCCTGGCACCGCCCCGGTCGGGCAGAATCGTGGCGTGGCCGGGCTGACCGCCTTCCC carries:
- a CDS encoding tripartite tricarboxylate transporter permease, with amino-acid sequence MSLLMEGFSIVTEMNILLLLAGAVLLGIVAGAMPGISATMGVALLSPLTFTMDPLAGILSLVGVYCGAVYGGSLSAILLGIPGTPGAVATTLDGYAMSRQGKPGIALGIATLSSFLGGMLSAIALMLLSYPIADFALAFGPREYLALTVFALTAMAALSGGSFLKGLFAGFIGLFLAGIGIDETYGVSRYHFGYVLLMGGVSFIPVTIGLFAVPETLLSIERIGRAPRRALRVNRIIPGRSVLARILPAQLRSSVIGTIVGAVPGAGSDVAAIVGYSQGKHMSRQPERFGTGSPEGIACAESANNAATGGSLIPLLTLGIPGGAVTAIMLGTFMTHGLQPGPLLLHNNAPLVYQIFAGVFVANILLLIFGLSGAKLFARVLQIPESILTPGILLLCVLGSYAMRNHPVDVLIMFAAGMVGYVMVKTGIPRAPLIIGLILGPMVEGELARSLIVVGGEWQELFTPISTVIWLLVFAPFVAPLVMKGVRHLKRSYKTT
- a CDS encoding tripartite tricarboxylate transporter TctB family protein, coding for MPAAYPTLGEGGQPGHATILPDRGGARLELIFLGIVWAVAALLLWHGLSLQLWRDGTIGPGAYPVFALAGLLAITSVLIAKALAVRELRLYSPFQAGLQDDLRLRQLAEIMGTRLGTRIQVVTKDGEGRFSALWKGVRGNALAIVSSDMTSLPNFHAAAFCDGRMEPVGGLFFDPDVLVVRPASQWQNPGDLWNKGQTVRLGFGHHIDIDHAVGRWLATAQGLSFRPVHSDDIPSLIGAINAGDIDAAILSFSQARQAITTGQVRCIGLLSEPGDQPPEVQGAPTFLDHGAAVVSGHWAALMVPAGMPAKKQNALSAAFSEAAAELPPANETDMSARIWRFLSQEEMKGIIDIQQRCHAQFTPRETLSDSLPAGKIIGLVVAIAGLALFPIAMMQLGFVLSAFFYVAGLTLLLWPKLTPAKAVLSIAVAAFLSIGTYLLFSKVFNVVLPTSALMEGLLP
- a CDS encoding Bug family tripartite tricarboxylate transporter substrate binding protein: MTFIHNRRAGYTAALAALALCATAPAVKADSFPSKPVELVIPFAQGGGTDQVGRIFAQYAQPHLGGDIFVSNRTGGSGAVGFSHGALAKADGYVITMIVTTLAAAPHTIDGYPVSYKDFEPVCLLSAPPAILAVHPDSGINSLADLVKKAKAEPGKLTFGTAGPGSNTHLTGAAFATQAGIDVRFVPHKGSGPALTAAYGKHINVAIADKAEVTPWHKDGRLKVLTVFSDDPKTGIKGVPLASADGFKVDIGSFRGIGAPKGTPPEVMKVLVEACRKTAEDKAFNDHMEKTGTETYALFGEEFGAWLKNKHDSFGEAVKAANM
- a CDS encoding SHOCT domain-containing protein: MWQNWHQPGAMMGYDGGGWFWGMAFHGLSAILFIAILAVVLILLFRWFGAGHQMHASTPPAGSALDLLKARYARGEIDREDYLQRKADLF